In Dyadobacter sp. NIV53, a single window of DNA contains:
- a CDS encoding Ig-like domain-containing protein yields MTKTMHPRYNHLTSLLYKVPLFFALILTFNNSVNGRPSSHPNNKNPNTTREINYQKALPNICPPIDKFSYSTPKANLSFTSIFDTAITGTFTNQNAALFAKTKADTTGETENQNQLTAAINWLNIKFAAYTTGLLPSSGDSGNRDGKDAGENFNADFLPEGNSAPNGYVADIGLPFSEERKYGWVNPVTKAPVNLAANMRIRKTSPNAKQRALVQMQAATENQVPGAWEYMVKNGFYKVTVSAGDYDCFDGSNHEINVEGLPVISDFVPSYKERFRVSTATVKVTDGKLTIDAKGGFNTKMNYVNISRAEPVNDTIAPLVNARFSGPVKSGAVYKNQAQVFITASDSGGSGLATLQYALNNGKYVNYSSPLTITKPGKYRLKIKAIDASNNETVADDYKFQIIDATVGRTLSFSVRKLSFTILKGTRILPQMVKITGSPAIAWFSLSKTKADWLKLAKKTSRFLEFGPQNISSDLDAGNYHTLVTCSAEGYKSASLLIDLHVVDAMVPQPINVDFQDPQSEPPLGYVRDYGQAFGKRTDLYQGAGLEYGWRKRSDGSLLDLTANGRNRNTPEDVLLATLVHMQANHIHRLWSGIKTEGYWEIKVPNGIYDVTVSVGDGVLNMAPEYHSINVEGVNAINKFIPNGKKGTISRFKSATVRVNVADEHLTIDADGGTSTKINFASIVPVSPAPNLFWASNCSNIIIKKGSAETNRFSIVLGSSNHRASSYTIGVRYAEGAAKWIKLKTAPLGIQPTISFDYSLARNLPVGIYKATLYAMTPQFTSASFDVQLNVVDKTKPYVVSSSPANGSTKVSLNTVSIAANNLHIPVARGYKGGVNNKTITNSSVKLLKLVDKNLIEVTGVVQGTGGGDAISFTPSASLEANTIYKFVVTPYVKSYTGAEFAPYESTFVTDAAKVDSSNILDAQFTKVAMPGTQNKKYSTLTIGPDGRFYALRLDGTIERYNINHIDGMLTGQKIISTLVKKYGSRSAIGLTFDPKSTPTNLIAWVSHSSAGLSAAPSFDGNISRLSGDSLQFEELAITKLPRSKRDHLVNSMAFGPDGTLYICQGSMSSAGSFDDDWQRDESLLAGTVLRLDVNKLNKFVLPLNVKTTSNQNVINHAPAKSASMRDGTYNPYGSSAPLTIYASGVRNAFDLVWHSNGQLYLPTNGSGGGGNSPASVRGTRRPNGTFYSGPGIPATNGIQAQHDWLFRINPSKPIGYYGHPNPLRGEYVLNRGFEDNPLYLPSVSSDDRYRGGYDFGLNKSPNGALEYKSNTFGGVLKGKLLVCRFSGGGDIAVMEPGSFVPTSTPANDDSIYDIVKVTTGSGNSGLVGMSGFGNPLDIVEDVVNGNLYLIQYNWNDSPNLTSQIILLRAHADQAPLTLTTPANKPARKIQKKSKK; encoded by the coding sequence ATGACAAAAACTATGCACCCTAGATACAATCATTTAACATCGTTACTCTATAAGGTACCTTTGTTTTTTGCATTGATCCTCACTTTTAACAACTCTGTAAATGGTAGGCCATCTTCACATCCGAATAACAAAAATCCCAATACCACCAGGGAAATAAATTACCAGAAAGCTCTCCCGAATATTTGCCCGCCCATTGATAAGTTTTCTTACTCCACTCCCAAAGCTAACCTGTCCTTCACTTCCATATTTGATACAGCCATCACTGGTACTTTTACCAACCAGAATGCAGCTTTATTTGCAAAGACAAAGGCGGATACAACTGGTGAGACAGAGAACCAAAACCAGCTCACAGCTGCAATAAACTGGCTAAACATAAAATTCGCAGCATATACTACCGGTTTATTACCATCCTCCGGTGATTCAGGAAATCGTGACGGAAAGGATGCCGGTGAAAATTTCAATGCTGATTTTTTACCCGAAGGCAATTCTGCTCCAAATGGTTACGTAGCTGATATTGGTCTGCCTTTTAGTGAAGAACGCAAATATGGCTGGGTCAACCCCGTAACAAAAGCACCAGTGAACCTGGCAGCCAACATGCGGATAAGGAAAACCTCGCCAAACGCAAAACAGCGGGCGCTGGTGCAAATGCAGGCAGCTACTGAAAACCAGGTACCGGGTGCATGGGAATATATGGTCAAAAATGGTTTTTATAAAGTAACCGTAAGTGCCGGCGATTATGATTGTTTTGATGGCAGTAATCATGAGATCAATGTAGAGGGATTACCAGTAATCAGTGATTTTGTGCCATCTTACAAAGAGCGGTTTCGTGTTTCAACTGCAACCGTAAAGGTTACGGATGGTAAGCTGACAATTGATGCAAAAGGCGGGTTTAATACCAAAATGAATTATGTAAATATCAGCAGGGCAGAACCAGTGAACGATACGATTGCGCCTTTGGTAAATGCACGGTTTTCCGGGCCGGTTAAATCAGGAGCGGTTTACAAAAACCAGGCACAGGTGTTTATTACTGCCAGCGATTCCGGCGGATCCGGGCTGGCAACTTTGCAGTATGCTCTAAACAATGGCAAATATGTTAATTATTCATCGCCGCTGACCATCACAAAGCCTGGTAAATACAGGTTGAAAATTAAGGCAATTGATGCCAGTAATAATGAGACCGTTGCCGATGATTATAAATTTCAGATCATAGACGCTACTGTTGGAAGAACACTTTCGTTTTCAGTTCGTAAGCTGAGTTTTACCATTTTAAAAGGTACACGCATACTTCCGCAAATGGTTAAGATTACGGGAAGCCCGGCAATAGCATGGTTTAGTTTATCCAAAACAAAAGCAGACTGGCTCAAACTTGCAAAAAAAACTTCCCGGTTTTTAGAATTCGGCCCGCAAAATATTAGCTCCGACCTGGATGCTGGTAATTATCATACTTTGGTTACGTGCAGTGCCGAAGGCTATAAATCCGCTTCTTTACTTATCGATCTGCATGTAGTTGATGCAATGGTGCCGCAACCTATTAATGTAGATTTTCAGGATCCGCAAAGCGAACCACCGCTTGGTTATGTCCGGGATTACGGTCAGGCTTTTGGAAAACGGACAGACTTATATCAGGGTGCGGGATTAGAATACGGATGGAGGAAAAGATCAGATGGAAGTCTGCTGGACCTGACGGCGAACGGACGTAACCGTAATACTCCGGAAGATGTATTGCTTGCCACACTGGTACACATGCAGGCTAATCATATCCATCGTTTGTGGAGTGGTATAAAAACGGAAGGGTACTGGGAAATCAAAGTGCCCAACGGTATCTATGATGTAACTGTTTCGGTTGGAGATGGGGTTTTAAACATGGCGCCCGAATACCATAGTATCAATGTAGAAGGTGTCAATGCAATAAATAAATTTATACCAAATGGTAAAAAGGGCACGATAAGCCGGTTTAAATCTGCTACTGTGAGGGTAAATGTGGCCGATGAACATTTAACAATAGATGCCGACGGAGGAACGAGTACTAAAATTAATTTTGCGAGCATTGTTCCGGTTTCTCCGGCTCCGAATTTATTCTGGGCATCCAATTGCTCCAACATCATTATCAAAAAAGGTTCGGCTGAAACCAACAGATTTTCGATCGTTCTGGGCAGCTCCAATCACAGGGCGTCGTCCTACACGATCGGTGTTCGTTATGCAGAAGGGGCAGCTAAATGGATAAAGCTGAAAACGGCACCCTTGGGAATACAACCAACAATTTCCTTTGATTATTCATTGGCCAGGAATCTGCCGGTTGGAATTTACAAAGCCACACTTTATGCCATGACACCGCAGTTTACCAGCGCAAGTTTTGACGTTCAGCTAAATGTGGTAGATAAAACAAAGCCATATGTTGTTTCCTCTTCACCTGCCAATGGCTCGACGAAAGTAAGCCTTAATACAGTTAGTATAGCGGCTAACAATCTTCATATACCGGTGGCGCGTGGTTACAAAGGAGGTGTTAACAATAAAACAATCACGAATTCCAGTGTCAAATTGCTCAAACTGGTTGATAAAAATTTGATCGAGGTGACAGGTGTGGTGCAGGGAACCGGGGGCGGTGATGCGATCAGTTTTACTCCATCGGCCAGTCTGGAAGCAAATACAATTTATAAGTTTGTGGTAACTCCGTATGTGAAATCTTACACCGGAGCTGAGTTTGCGCCTTACGAATCCACTTTTGTTACCGATGCGGCCAAAGTAGACTCCAGTAATATTCTGGATGCCCAGTTTACCAAAGTTGCTATGCCGGGGACACAAAACAAAAAATACAGCACTCTGACAATTGGCCCGGACGGCAGGTTTTACGCTTTGCGCCTGGACGGAACCATTGAGCGGTATAATATAAATCACATTGACGGCATGTTGACCGGCCAGAAAATTATAAGCACTCTGGTTAAAAAATATGGCAGCCGTTCGGCAATCGGGCTGACTTTTGATCCAAAATCAACGCCAACCAATTTAATTGCCTGGGTATCACATTCTTCTGCCGGCCTTTCAGCTGCACCTTCTTTTGATGGTAATATTTCACGCCTGAGCGGTGATAGTTTACAATTTGAGGAGCTGGCAATTACCAAACTACCTCGTTCTAAAAGAGATCACCTTGTAAATAGTATGGCTTTTGGGCCGGATGGGACGCTGTATATTTGTCAGGGGAGTATGAGTTCGGCGGGTTCTTTCGATGACGATTGGCAGCGCGACGAAAGCCTGCTTGCAGGAACTGTTCTGCGATTAGATGTTAACAAGCTGAATAAATTCGTACTGCCTCTGAATGTGAAAACGACATCCAACCAGAACGTGATCAATCATGCTCCGGCCAAATCGGCCAGCATGCGTGACGGCACTTACAATCCTTATGGCAGCAGTGCTCCGCTAACTATTTATGCGTCGGGAGTACGTAACGCGTTTGATCTGGTCTGGCATTCTAACGGACAATTATATTTACCCACGAATGGCTCTGGCGGCGGTGGTAATTCTCCTGCTTCGGTAAGAGGCACTCGCAGGCCGAATGGTACATTTTATAGTGGCCCTGGTATACCGGCTACAAATGGCATACAGGCACAGCATGACTGGTTGTTCCGCATTAATCCATCCAAACCTATTGGTTATTATGGCCATCCCAATCCGCTGCGGGGCGAATACGTTTTAAACCGTGGTTTTGAAGATAATCCCTTGTATTTACCCTCGGTATCTTCCGATGATAGATATCGTGGAGGTTATGATTTTGGATTAAACAAATCTCCCAACGGCGCTTTGGAATACAAAAGCAACACATTTGGCGGCGTTTTAAAGGGCAAATTGTTAGTCTGTCGATTTTCCGGTGGCGGTGATATCGCTGTTATGGAGCCCGGTTCGTTCGTCCCAACCAGTACTCCGGCAAATGACGACAGCATTTATGATATTGTAAAAGTAACAACCGGTTCAGGAAACAGCGGATTGGTTGGTATGTCAGGTTTTGGCAATCCGCTTGATATAGTGGAAGATGTAGTAAACGGGAACCTGTATCTGATTCAGTATAACTGGAACGATAGCCCAAATCTTACCTCGCAGATTATACTTTTACGTGCACATGCTGATCAGGCACCGCTAACACTTACAACTCCGGCGAATAAACCGGCGCGCAAAATCCAGAAAAAATCAAAAAAATAA